In a single window of the Myxococcus guangdongensis genome:
- a CDS encoding dicarboxylate/amino acid:cation symporter, whose amino-acid sequence MKAHHKMLIGIVTGTVAGLGANALAGGAPWLDWAVNNVASPAGQIFIRLLLMLVVPLLFAALVMGVAELDLKQVGRLGARTLGYTVVFSTISVLIGLVAVNVIQPGHGLSEEARALARGATQVKAAPPPSETSFGAVLMSMVPTNPLKAAADGDMIGLIVFSLIFGLGVALTPTEGVQRLKETIQGLYDVMMKLIDGVLRLAPYGVGALLFAMTAKLGLGILAQLAAYVGTVLLALSVHMFIVYSLSVRFLGGRNPIEFFRDCRLAIVTAFSTSSSSATLPTALKVAEENLKLPPNVSRFVLTAGSAMNQNGTALFEGVTVLFLAQVYEVPLDLSQQALIMFICILAGIGTAGVPAGSIPVIAMILTMFKIPVEGLGLVLGVDRFLDMCRTTLNVTGDLAAAVYVARGEPPARTDAERAAGPSAS is encoded by the coding sequence ATGAAGGCTCACCACAAGATGCTCATCGGCATCGTCACCGGCACGGTGGCGGGGCTCGGCGCGAATGCCCTCGCGGGCGGTGCACCCTGGCTGGACTGGGCCGTCAACAACGTGGCCTCCCCGGCGGGGCAGATCTTCATCCGCCTGCTCCTCATGCTGGTGGTGCCGCTGCTGTTCGCGGCCCTCGTCATGGGCGTGGCGGAGCTGGACCTGAAGCAGGTGGGCCGCCTCGGTGCGCGCACGCTGGGCTACACCGTGGTGTTCTCCACCATCTCCGTGCTCATCGGCCTGGTGGCGGTCAACGTCATCCAGCCCGGCCACGGCCTGAGCGAGGAGGCGCGCGCGCTCGCCCGGGGCGCCACCCAGGTGAAGGCCGCGCCCCCTCCGTCGGAGACGTCCTTCGGCGCGGTCCTAATGTCCATGGTGCCCACCAACCCGCTCAAGGCCGCGGCGGACGGGGACATGATCGGTCTCATCGTCTTCTCGCTCATCTTCGGCCTGGGCGTGGCGCTCACGCCGACGGAGGGCGTACAGCGCCTGAAGGAGACCATCCAGGGGCTCTACGACGTGATGATGAAGCTCATCGACGGCGTGCTGCGGCTGGCCCCCTACGGCGTCGGCGCGCTGCTGTTCGCCATGACCGCCAAGCTGGGGCTGGGCATCCTCGCGCAGCTGGCGGCGTACGTGGGCACGGTGCTGCTGGCGTTGTCGGTGCACATGTTCATCGTCTACTCGCTGTCGGTGCGCTTCCTGGGCGGGCGCAATCCCATCGAGTTCTTCCGCGACTGCCGGCTCGCCATCGTGACGGCGTTCTCCACGTCCTCCTCCAGCGCCACGCTGCCCACCGCGCTCAAGGTCGCCGAGGAGAACCTCAAGCTGCCCCCCAACGTGTCGCGCTTCGTGCTGACGGCCGGCTCGGCGATGAACCAGAACGGCACCGCGCTCTTCGAGGGCGTCACCGTGCTCTTCCTCGCGCAGGTCTACGAGGTGCCGCTGGATTTGTCGCAGCAGGCGCTCATCATGTTCATCTGCATCCTGGCGGGAATCGGGACGGCGGGCGTGCCCGCGGGCTCCATCCCCGTCATCGCGATGATCCTCACCATGTTCAAGATTCCGGTGGAAGGCCTGGGCCTGGTGCTGGGCGTGGACCGCTTCCTGGACATGTGCCGCACCACGCTCAACGTCACCGGAGACCTGGCCGCCGCCGTGTACGTGGCGCGCGGAGAACCGCCCGCTCGCACGGACGCGGAGCGGGCAGCGGGGCCTTCCGCCTCCTGA
- a CDS encoding FKBP-type peptidyl-prolyl cis-trans isomerase encodes MRVAKDSIVSLEYRLHLGDGQVIDQSEPGQPLAYLHGHRQIVPGLEGALEGLGTGDSKQVVVQPAQGYGEHDPEGVRVVPRAMLPAGFVPQPGQTLMAQTDQGDIPLRISEVRGDDVVIDLNHPLAGKTLHFDVTVKEVRQASTEELSHGHVHGPGGHDHG; translated from the coding sequence ATGAGGGTCGCCAAGGATTCAATCGTCTCGCTCGAGTACCGGCTGCACCTCGGTGATGGACAGGTCATCGACCAGAGCGAGCCCGGCCAGCCGCTCGCCTACCTGCACGGGCACCGTCAAATCGTCCCCGGGCTCGAGGGCGCGCTGGAGGGCCTGGGCACCGGCGACAGCAAGCAGGTGGTGGTGCAGCCCGCACAGGGCTACGGCGAGCACGACCCCGAGGGCGTGCGCGTGGTGCCTCGCGCCATGCTCCCCGCGGGCTTCGTGCCGCAGCCCGGCCAGACGCTGATGGCCCAGACGGACCAGGGCGACATCCCCCTGCGCATCTCCGAGGTGCGCGGCGACGACGTGGTCATCGACCTGAACCACCCGCTCGCCGGCAAGACGCTGCACTTCGACGTCACCGTGAAGGAGGTCCGCCAGGCCTCCACCGAGGAGCTCTCCCACGGCCATGTCCACGGGCCGGGCGGGCACGACCACGGCTGA
- a CDS encoding OPT family oligopeptide transporter, translating into MSQSPSQQTPSPAGLRLQPADSNANEPGASAEKDPELYWLKHVYQGGARQLTVRAVIAGMLIGAVMCLSNLYVILKTGWSLGVTITACILAFAVFSTLRSLRLLKNDFTDLENNAMGSVASAAGYMTGGGNMAAVPALLMLTGTLPPAGWLVVWFAVISALGVFAAIPIKRQLINIEALPFPTGTATAETIRALHGHGEVARRKSRLLTGAGIIGALLVIVRDARFSWLTNIPEKVSLPFTLLGKKASAWTMSLDFSLLLVGAGALVSFRTGWSMFLGAVLSYGFLAPAMVTQGSIPEITYKAINSWMVWTGSALLVSSGLLAFAFQWRSVARSFKALSGLFRGKGAQQEETDPLAGIECPPSWFPLGFAVLGPIAIFLMAYLFQIPWWAGVLAMPLAVVMGVVASRVTGETDTTPTKALGPVTQLIFGGLAPGNIPANVMSANATGGVGLHSADLLTDLKSGWLLGANPRQQFVAQLFGVVAGAAVVVPVFNLLIPNADALGTEEFPAPATMVWAGVSKLLATGVSAMPITARWGALCGATLGICLVLLERWAPAKLKGYIPSAAGFGLAIVIPASSSIAFFLGSAIAEVLRRKKPKLAEDMVLPVSSGFIAGESLLGIAIAMAKAFGVMPK; encoded by the coding sequence ATGAGCCAGTCCCCGTCCCAACAGACACCGAGCCCCGCGGGGCTCCGCCTGCAGCCCGCCGACTCCAACGCCAACGAGCCCGGGGCGTCCGCGGAGAAGGACCCGGAGCTGTACTGGCTCAAACACGTCTACCAGGGGGGGGCGCGGCAGCTCACCGTGCGCGCCGTCATCGCGGGTATGTTGATTGGCGCGGTGATGTGTCTGTCCAACCTCTACGTCATCCTCAAGACGGGTTGGAGCCTGGGCGTCACCATCACCGCCTGCATCCTGGCGTTCGCGGTGTTCAGCACGCTGCGCTCGCTGCGCCTGTTGAAGAACGACTTCACGGACCTGGAGAACAACGCCATGGGCTCGGTGGCCTCGGCGGCCGGGTACATGACGGGCGGCGGCAACATGGCCGCGGTGCCCGCGCTGCTCATGCTCACTGGCACGCTGCCGCCCGCGGGCTGGCTGGTGGTGTGGTTCGCGGTCATCTCCGCGCTGGGCGTCTTCGCGGCCATCCCCATCAAGCGCCAGCTCATCAACATCGAGGCGCTGCCGTTCCCCACCGGCACCGCCACCGCGGAGACCATCCGCGCGCTGCACGGCCACGGCGAGGTGGCCCGGCGCAAGTCGCGGCTGCTCACGGGCGCGGGCATCATCGGCGCGCTGCTGGTGATTGTGCGTGACGCGCGCTTCTCGTGGCTGACCAACATCCCGGAGAAGGTGAGCCTGCCCTTCACCCTGTTGGGCAAGAAGGCCTCGGCGTGGACGATGTCGCTCGACTTCAGCCTGCTGCTGGTGGGCGCCGGCGCGCTGGTGAGCTTCCGCACCGGCTGGTCCATGTTCCTGGGCGCGGTGCTGTCGTACGGCTTCTTGGCCCCGGCCATGGTGACACAGGGCTCCATCCCCGAAATCACCTACAAGGCCATCAACAGCTGGATGGTGTGGACGGGCTCGGCGCTGCTGGTGTCGTCGGGACTGTTGGCGTTCGCCTTCCAGTGGAGGAGCGTGGCGCGCTCGTTCAAGGCGCTGTCGGGGCTGTTCCGGGGCAAGGGCGCGCAGCAGGAGGAGACGGACCCGCTGGCGGGGATCGAGTGCCCGCCGTCGTGGTTCCCGCTGGGCTTCGCGGTGCTGGGGCCCATCGCCATCTTCCTGATGGCGTACCTGTTCCAGATTCCGTGGTGGGCGGGCGTGCTGGCCATGCCGCTGGCGGTGGTGATGGGCGTGGTCGCCAGCCGCGTCACCGGCGAGACGGACACCACGCCCACCAAGGCGCTCGGTCCCGTCACGCAGCTCATCTTCGGAGGCCTGGCGCCTGGGAACATCCCCGCCAACGTGATGAGCGCGAACGCCACCGGCGGCGTGGGCCTGCACTCGGCGGACCTGCTGACCGATTTGAAGTCCGGGTGGCTGCTGGGCGCCAACCCGCGTCAGCAGTTCGTCGCGCAGCTGTTCGGCGTGGTGGCGGGCGCGGCGGTGGTGGTGCCGGTGTTCAACCTGCTGATTCCCAACGCGGACGCGCTGGGCACCGAGGAGTTCCCCGCGCCGGCCACCATGGTGTGGGCGGGCGTGTCCAAGCTGTTGGCCACGGGCGTCTCGGCCATGCCCATCACCGCGCGCTGGGGTGCGCTGTGCGGCGCGACGCTGGGCATCTGCCTGGTGCTGCTGGAGCGGTGGGCGCCCGCGAAGTTGAAGGGCTACATCCCCTCGGCCGCGGGCTTCGGGCTGGCCATCGTCATCCCGGCCTCCAGCTCCATCGCCTTCTTCCTGGGCTCGGCCATCGCCGAGGTGCTGCGCCGCAAGAAGCCCAAGCTGGCCGAGGACATGGTGCTCCCCGTGTCCTCGGGCTTCATCGCGGGGGAGAGCCTGTTGGGCATCGCCATCGCCATGGCGAAGGCCTTCGGCGTGATGCCCAAGTAG
- a CDS encoding flagellar motor protein MotB yields MSFRPAFALLSALFTLALVHPSTASAQEKALPSFNLQRMELDPAGLGSLVVSTGRTLPAGMVRVGVQGHYEQLPLHFQTRWEPGGGMGLVENKFTMDLTAAIGVTDWLQVDAEVPFIVTQGGSTHLGVSAPAGQGLGSPWVGARAALLRPDFGFQVALDVSAAIPVGSKALLARDQYAVHPSLQLGFLAETWQLGLETGILLRDKQDLGPLSGTSVDVVGNELRLAGTVTSRAGDLTRGELSMLVGVPLQGGQAGAELLVAIRRHTTSWMDLFVMGGPGVGAGLDTPTFRFVAGASFATGRVD; encoded by the coding sequence GTGTCGTTCCGGCCCGCGTTCGCGTTGCTGTCGGCGCTGTTCACTCTCGCCCTGGTGCATCCCTCCACCGCCTCCGCCCAGGAGAAGGCGCTGCCGAGCTTCAATCTGCAGCGGATGGAGTTGGACCCGGCGGGGCTCGGCTCGCTGGTGGTGAGCACCGGTCGCACGCTGCCCGCTGGCATGGTGCGCGTGGGCGTCCAGGGGCACTACGAGCAGCTGCCCCTGCACTTCCAGACGCGCTGGGAGCCAGGTGGTGGCATGGGCCTGGTGGAGAACAAGTTCACCATGGACCTCACCGCCGCCATCGGCGTGACGGACTGGCTCCAGGTGGACGCGGAGGTGCCCTTCATCGTCACGCAGGGCGGCTCGACGCACCTGGGCGTGAGCGCCCCCGCGGGCCAGGGCCTGGGCTCGCCGTGGGTGGGCGCGCGCGCGGCGCTCCTGCGGCCGGACTTCGGCTTCCAGGTGGCGCTGGATGTGTCCGCGGCGATTCCGGTGGGCAGCAAGGCGCTGCTCGCCAGAGACCAGTATGCGGTCCACCCCAGCCTCCAGCTCGGCTTCCTGGCGGAGACGTGGCAGCTGGGCCTGGAGACCGGCATCCTGCTGCGAGACAAGCAGGACCTGGGCCCGCTGTCCGGCACCAGCGTGGACGTGGTGGGCAACGAGCTGCGGCTGGCGGGCACCGTGACGTCGCGCGCCGGAGACCTCACGCGCGGAGAGCTCAGCATGCTCGTCGGCGTGCCGCTGCAGGGCGGTCAGGCGGGCGCGGAGCTGCTGGTGGCCATCCGCCGCCACACCACGTCCTGGATGGACCTGTTCGTGATGGGCGGCCCGGGCGTGGGCGCGGGCCTGGACACGCCCACCTTCCGCTTCGTGGCCGGGGCGTCGTTCGCCACCGGCCGCGTGGACTGA
- a CDS encoding ABC transporter permease, giving the protein MAVLLEDLRYAVRLLFKSRGFTAVSLLTLALAIGANTAIFSVVHGVLLRPLPYPRSEQLVRVDARDADGPNTTLAIAHYAWLTSEGSPFSQVSASEMLPSGFNLVGDGLPERLAGVRVTGNFFETFGMRPQLGRGFLPEEDVPGGPRVVVLGQGLWKRRFGGAPEVVGRTLTLNDEPYTVVGVAAESFRFPSEAQLWTPLQLDLTNNEASNFLFVTGRVRDGLSPQGVDAALKTLSARLTAEKPHLMRAQESFGAVDLRAALAGDLRLALWVLLGAVGLVLLIACVNLANLQLARSAARQRELVVRAALGAAPRRLVRQLLTESLLLSLVGGGLGVLLASIALPALLSLAPPELLTPGTQVELEGTVLLFSLGLSVVTGLLFGLLPAWQASRPRLQDALREGAQRATAGAGAGRTRKVLVVGQVALAVVLLVGAALLIRSFGALQQVKPGFDPTDVHVLRMSLPEGRYGEPEAVERFLRQVEERVRALPGVVEVGSTPTLPMEMGSSMSFAIEGRYEGREDGPGVGFGQYRPVSPGYARTLGLGLVQGRWLEETDTARSGPVVVINEATARKYWPGEDPVGKSIRVAHTVPSLRDDTPRVVVGVVRDVRERGLDQEAPVVLYVPTGQVTRRLNELLVRMLPRNLVVKSSGGHAALVASVQKELWAVDSRQPVSETLMLDAHVARTLGSERFNMVLLGLMAALALGLAAVGIYGVLSYLVSQRTREMGVRLALGATRGEVVRLVFLQGLGSVGAGVGLGFVGALALTRVVSGLVHGVSALDPWSFLLAPLSLLAVGLVATWLPARRASRVDPIIALRYD; this is encoded by the coding sequence GTGGCTGTCCTTCTCGAGGATCTCCGCTACGCCGTCCGGTTGCTCTTCAAGAGTCGGGGGTTCACCGCCGTCTCGCTCCTGACGCTGGCGCTGGCCATCGGCGCGAACACAGCCATCTTCAGCGTCGTGCACGGGGTGTTGCTGCGGCCGCTGCCCTATCCACGCTCCGAGCAACTGGTGCGGGTGGACGCGCGGGACGCGGACGGGCCCAACACGACGTTGGCGATTGCCCACTACGCCTGGTTGACGTCGGAGGGCTCGCCCTTCTCCCAGGTCTCCGCGTCGGAGATGTTGCCCTCGGGCTTCAACCTCGTGGGGGACGGACTTCCGGAACGGCTGGCGGGCGTCCGGGTGACGGGGAACTTCTTCGAGACGTTCGGGATGCGTCCCCAGCTGGGGCGCGGCTTCCTGCCGGAGGAGGACGTGCCGGGGGGCCCGCGCGTGGTGGTGCTCGGTCAGGGGCTGTGGAAGCGACGCTTCGGTGGAGCGCCGGAGGTCGTGGGCCGCACGCTCACGCTCAACGATGAGCCCTACACGGTGGTGGGCGTGGCGGCGGAGTCGTTCCGCTTCCCGTCGGAGGCGCAGCTGTGGACGCCGCTGCAGCTGGACCTGACGAACAACGAGGCCTCCAACTTCCTGTTCGTCACCGGGCGGGTGCGTGACGGGCTGTCGCCGCAGGGCGTGGACGCCGCGTTGAAGACGCTGAGCGCGCGCCTGACGGCGGAGAAGCCGCACCTGATGCGCGCCCAGGAGTCCTTCGGCGCGGTGGACTTGAGGGCGGCGCTCGCGGGGGATTTGCGCCTGGCGCTCTGGGTGCTCCTGGGCGCGGTGGGGCTGGTGCTGCTCATCGCGTGCGTCAACCTGGCCAACCTCCAGCTCGCGCGCTCCGCGGCGAGGCAGCGGGAGCTGGTGGTGCGCGCGGCGCTCGGTGCCGCGCCCCGGCGACTGGTGCGCCAGCTGCTGACGGAGAGCCTGCTGCTGTCGCTCGTGGGCGGCGGGTTGGGGGTGCTCCTGGCGTCCATCGCGCTGCCCGCGCTCCTGTCCTTGGCGCCGCCGGAGCTGCTCACGCCGGGGACCCAGGTGGAGCTGGAGGGCACGGTGCTGCTGTTCTCCCTGGGCCTGTCGGTGGTGACGGGGCTGCTCTTCGGGCTCTTGCCGGCGTGGCAGGCCTCGCGGCCCAGGCTCCAGGACGCGCTGCGCGAGGGGGCCCAGCGCGCGACGGCGGGAGCGGGGGCGGGGCGCACGCGCAAGGTGTTGGTGGTGGGGCAGGTGGCGCTCGCGGTGGTGCTGCTGGTGGGGGCCGCGCTGCTCATCCGGAGCTTCGGCGCGCTCCAACAGGTCAAGCCCGGCTTCGACCCGACGGATGTGCACGTGCTGCGGATGTCGCTGCCGGAGGGCCGCTATGGCGAGCCGGAGGCGGTGGAGCGCTTCCTGCGTCAGGTGGAGGAGCGGGTGCGCGCGCTGCCCGGCGTGGTGGAGGTGGGCTCCACGCCCACGCTGCCGATGGAGATGGGCTCCAGCATGAGCTTCGCCATCGAGGGCCGGTACGAAGGCCGTGAGGACGGCCCCGGCGTGGGCTTCGGCCAGTACCGGCCGGTGTCGCCGGGCTACGCGCGGACGCTGGGGCTCGGGCTGGTGCAGGGGCGGTGGCTCGAGGAGACGGACACGGCGCGCTCGGGGCCGGTGGTGGTCATCAACGAGGCGACCGCACGCAAGTACTGGCCGGGCGAGGACCCCGTGGGCAAGTCCATCCGGGTGGCGCACACGGTGCCCTCGCTCCGGGACGACACGCCGCGCGTGGTGGTGGGCGTGGTGCGTGACGTGCGTGAGCGCGGGTTGGACCAGGAGGCGCCCGTGGTGCTGTATGTGCCGACGGGGCAGGTGACGCGCAGGCTCAACGAGCTGCTCGTGCGGATGTTGCCGCGCAACCTGGTGGTGAAGTCATCCGGTGGCCACGCGGCGCTGGTGGCGTCCGTGCAGAAGGAGCTGTGGGCGGTGGATTCGCGGCAGCCCGTGTCGGAGACGCTGATGCTGGACGCGCACGTGGCGCGCACGCTGGGCTCCGAGCGCTTCAACATGGTGCTGCTGGGGTTGATGGCGGCGCTGGCGCTGGGGCTGGCGGCCGTGGGCATCTACGGCGTGCTGTCGTACCTGGTGAGCCAGCGGACGCGGGAGATGGGCGTGCGCCTGGCGCTGGGGGCCACGCGCGGCGAGGTGGTGCGGTTGGTGTTCCTCCAGGGCCTGGGCTCGGTGGGCGCGGGCGTGGGCCTGGGCTTCGTGGGGGCGCTGGCGCTGACGCGGGTGGTGTCCGGGCTGGTGCACGGGGTGAGCGCGTTGGACCCGTGGTCGTTCCTCCTCGCGCCCCTGTCGCTGCTCGCGGTGGGGCTCGTCGCCACGTGGCTGCCCGCGCGCAGGGCCTCGCGCGTGGACCCCATCATCGCGCTCCGGTACGACTGA
- a CDS encoding fibrinogen-like YCDxxxxGGGW domain-containing protein yields MSFISCRPVRRVLSPLCLLLAWGCHPEEAGQTTPSLSTSRAKVEEAPPESLPADFLQDIQAALPEGQSVLVHHPEYLSSGFDPNVRVLAESDVWVTFVSEAATFLNTLGYFTYPEGSPPTTTVGLQKHLIFDNASAWGSGGALTPGDRMHLGRFPAGTRIGFFLVSNGWDWGQVDYTRTTYYSLDALNPEPLPSQRRHLVSLYHPGAQRRVLAFEDFDRAHEQANNNFSDLIVSVTSNPVTGTDPSGPSIPEKPCPESPTAAPASCRLLRQYCPSLPSGVYALNPCGTGPTQHYCDMSAAGGGWTVAGWQSASAKTSLGVSSRGTPGSSDWSRALACISFTEIRVFNRTSGEGFAQTYPAQTWNHTSVNMALGTPGTAFKQGTYGPPASQIMMGCVGYGYPAAGSTSPEFACDNDNVGGARGHLADYAGEYCAGGRLDFTWAWSNGSTCSFRGTPYTWGFAIR; encoded by the coding sequence ATGTCATTCATTTCGTGCCGCCCGGTGCGCCGGGTGTTGTCACCGTTGTGTCTGCTGCTGGCGTGGGGCTGTCATCCGGAGGAGGCGGGCCAGACGACGCCCTCGCTCTCCACCTCGCGCGCGAAGGTGGAAGAGGCCCCGCCGGAGAGCCTCCCCGCGGACTTCCTCCAGGACATCCAGGCGGCGCTCCCCGAAGGACAGTCCGTCCTGGTGCACCATCCGGAGTACCTGTCGTCGGGCTTCGACCCCAACGTGCGAGTCCTCGCGGAGTCGGATGTCTGGGTGACCTTCGTGTCGGAGGCGGCGACGTTCCTGAACACGCTGGGCTACTTCACCTATCCGGAGGGCAGCCCTCCCACCACGACGGTGGGCCTGCAGAAGCACCTCATCTTCGACAACGCCTCCGCCTGGGGCTCCGGAGGCGCGCTGACCCCGGGAGACCGCATGCACCTGGGGCGCTTCCCCGCGGGCACGCGCATCGGCTTCTTCCTGGTCTCCAATGGCTGGGATTGGGGCCAGGTCGACTACACCCGGACGACCTATTACTCGCTGGACGCGCTCAACCCGGAGCCCCTCCCCTCGCAGCGCCGACACCTCGTCTCGCTCTACCACCCGGGCGCGCAGCGGCGCGTGCTGGCCTTCGAGGACTTCGACCGCGCCCACGAGCAGGCCAACAACAACTTCTCCGACCTCATCGTCTCCGTCACCAGCAACCCCGTGACGGGCACGGACCCGTCGGGCCCCAGCATCCCCGAGAAGCCCTGCCCCGAGTCCCCCACCGCCGCGCCCGCCTCGTGCCGGCTGCTGCGCCAGTACTGCCCTTCCTTGCCCAGCGGCGTGTATGCCCTGAATCCCTGCGGCACCGGCCCCACGCAGCACTATTGCGACATGAGCGCGGCGGGCGGGGGATGGACCGTCGCGGGCTGGCAGTCGGCCTCGGCGAAGACGAGCCTGGGCGTCAGCTCGCGCGGCACCCCGGGGAGCTCGGACTGGTCTCGCGCGCTCGCCTGCATCTCCTTCACCGAGATTCGCGTCTTCAACCGCACCTCCGGCGAGGGCTTCGCGCAGACGTACCCCGCGCAGACGTGGAACCACACCAGCGTCAACATGGCCCTCGGCACACCCGGCACGGCGTTCAAGCAAGGCACCTACGGCCCGCCCGCCTCGCAAATCATGATGGGCTGCGTGGGCTACGGCTACCCCGCGGCCGGGAGCACCAGCCCGGAGTTCGCGTGCGACAATGACAACGTGGGCGGAGCCCGAGGTCACCTGGCCGACTACGCGGGCGAGTACTGCGCGGGAGGACGGCTCGACTTCACCTGGGCCTGGAGCAACGGCTCCACCTGCAGCTTCCGAGGCACGCCCTACACCTGGGGCTTCGCCATCCGCTGA
- a CDS encoding ABC-F family ATP-binding cassette domain-containing protein translates to MTLLRAANVQLSFGSRTVFEGLTVTIEEGERVGLVGVNGSGKTSLMKILAGAAKPDTGELQLRRGARVTYLPQEPEFGEGATVASELSVAQGPLREALAAQAELATRLEASPPEAHEKLMEQLAVLSDRIEQLGGWDTEHHAKTLLDRLGVKDWDRPVAQLSGGLRKRVAIARALLTRPDMLLLDEPTNHLDADTVDWLEEELDKLPGALLLVTHDRYFLDGLVDRIVEIQPGAGVTSYPGNYQAYLEQKLVAQENAEVAQHKRERWIAQEVAWLRRGPEARRTKSKARIDRAQKLMAEKGFQRPKVADLRVIAAPRLGHTVIESEGLTKAFGERKVLDGVDFRLQRGERVGLVGPNGVGKTTFLRVLLGELPPDSGKLVIGKNTKVAYYDQNRAQLDPEMTVYEAASQGEDWVDLGDQKVALRDYLDDLLFPVPMQRMKVKALSGGERNRLLLARLFLEGANVLVLDEPTNDLDIVTLNVLERLLLDFGGSTLLVTHDRYFLDKVATSIVTFDGNGRVTRYEGNYTMYRRLKEQSDAQAAAEAAKAASKKAEPVAAAPPAAAPKQARKGGKLSYKDQRELDGMEATIEAAETRKAELEAQLADPTIYSKSGKVAEVQKELDGAVAEVDRLYARWQVLQDLAGSAP, encoded by the coding sequence GTGACGCTGCTCCGTGCCGCCAACGTCCAGCTCAGCTTCGGCAGCCGCACCGTGTTCGAAGGGCTCACCGTCACCATCGAAGAGGGTGAGCGGGTGGGCCTGGTCGGCGTCAACGGCTCGGGCAAGACGTCGCTGATGAAGATCCTCGCGGGCGCGGCGAAGCCGGACACGGGGGAGCTGCAGCTGCGCCGTGGCGCTCGCGTCACCTACCTGCCCCAGGAGCCGGAGTTCGGCGAGGGCGCCACGGTGGCCTCGGAGCTGTCGGTGGCCCAGGGCCCGCTGCGCGAGGCGCTGGCGGCCCAGGCGGAGCTGGCGACGAGGCTGGAGGCCTCTCCCCCGGAGGCCCACGAGAAGCTGATGGAGCAGCTGGCCGTGCTGTCGGACCGCATCGAGCAGCTGGGCGGCTGGGACACCGAGCACCACGCGAAGACGCTGCTGGACAGGCTGGGCGTGAAGGACTGGGACCGGCCGGTGGCGCAGCTGTCGGGCGGCCTGCGCAAGCGCGTGGCGATCGCCCGGGCGCTGCTCACGCGCCCGGACATGCTGCTCCTGGACGAGCCCACCAACCACCTGGACGCCGACACGGTGGACTGGCTGGAGGAGGAGCTGGACAAGCTGCCCGGGGCGCTGCTGCTCGTCACCCACGACCGGTACTTCCTGGACGGGCTGGTGGACCGCATCGTCGAGATCCAGCCGGGCGCGGGCGTCACGTCCTATCCGGGCAACTACCAGGCGTACCTGGAGCAGAAGCTGGTGGCGCAGGAGAACGCGGAGGTCGCCCAGCACAAGCGCGAGCGGTGGATCGCCCAGGAAGTGGCGTGGCTGCGCCGCGGGCCGGAAGCGCGGCGCACCAAGAGCAAGGCGCGCATCGACCGGGCCCAGAAGCTGATGGCGGAGAAGGGCTTCCAGCGCCCCAAGGTGGCGGACCTGCGCGTGATTGCCGCGCCCCGGCTGGGCCACACCGTCATCGAGTCCGAGGGGCTCACGAAGGCCTTCGGCGAGCGCAAGGTGCTCGACGGCGTGGACTTCCGGCTGCAGCGCGGCGAGCGCGTGGGCCTGGTCGGCCCCAACGGCGTGGGCAAGACGACCTTCCTGCGCGTGCTGCTGGGGGAGCTGCCCCCGGACAGCGGCAAGCTGGTCATCGGGAAGAACACGAAGGTGGCGTACTACGACCAGAACCGGGCGCAGCTGGACCCGGAGATGACGGTGTACGAGGCGGCCTCGCAGGGCGAGGACTGGGTGGACCTGGGGGACCAGAAGGTGGCCCTGCGCGACTACCTGGACGACCTGCTCTTCCCGGTGCCCATGCAGCGCATGAAGGTGAAGGCGCTGTCGGGCGGCGAGCGCAACCGGCTGCTGCTGGCGCGGCTGTTCCTGGAGGGCGCCAACGTGCTGGTGCTGGACGAGCCCACGAACGACCTGGACATCGTCACGCTCAACGTCCTGGAGAGGCTGCTGCTGGACTTCGGCGGCAGCACGCTGCTCGTCACGCACGACCGGTACTTCCTCGACAAGGTGGCCACGAGCATCGTGACGTTCGACGGCAACGGCCGCGTCACCCGCTACGAGGGCAACTACACGATGTACCGGCGGCTCAAGGAGCAGTCGGACGCGCAGGCCGCCGCCGAGGCCGCCAAGGCCGCGTCGAAGAAGGCCGAGCCCGTAGCGGCCGCTCCCCCCGCCGCCGCGCCGAAGCAGGCGCGCAAGGGGGGCAAGCTCTCCTACAAGGACCAGCGAGAGCTGGACGGCATGGAGGCCACCATCGAAGCGGCCGAGACGCGCAAGGCGGAGCTGGAGGCCCAGCTCGCCGACCCGACCATCTACAGCAAGAGCGGCAAGGTGGCGGAGGTCCAGAAGGAGCTCGACGGCGCCGTCGCCGAGGTGGACCGGCTCTACGCGCGGTGGCAGGTCCTCCAGGACCTCGCGGGCAGCGCCCCCTAG